From the Ascaphus truei isolate aAscTru1 chromosome 15, aAscTru1.hap1, whole genome shotgun sequence genome, one window contains:
- the LOC142466613 gene encoding protein-glutamine gamma-glutamyltransferase E-like: MADPQVTSYDWHLAYNKTAHHTDAFDSSNLILRRGQPFIISLTLNRALQAGENVIFNCETGPSPTEASKTKTIFPLFGAQGKDTWSAALLSSSSNTLTLTMSSPPTAVIGQYTLGVAVSTSGSDKAYLQQLGGLYLLFNPWVPEDDVFLADEDQRKEYILNEYGVQFVGSEYEILGRSWEYNQFEKNVLEICLCLLDRNINYLKDPALDVSKRNDPLYVCRVLNAMVNSKDDNGVLVDNWSGDYADGVSPTSWNSSVTILKEWYNRGCQPVKYGQCWVYGGVLCTVLRCLGIPTRVITNFNSAQDRNGNLFIDLYYNSNGSSDETQQDLMWNFHVWNEAWFIRKDLGSSFNGWQVMDATPLETSVGIYRCGPAPLTAIKEGDVDLNYDVRFMFAAVNADLAYWVYYSDGTKKRTSNDTKSIGKFISTKAVGSDERVDVTHTYKYPEGSREEREVFEKAINKLYEYPMVELEKHLLDFNRRVEEKPKQGQLLLGRFTLAHINTVGQDIHLILSLKNLMPKSISVMVNMTSATILYTGRRRHVIWMDAKSAPLGPGEEKHISIPITYAQYKRHLTGDNMIRVTALCEVEGSEERILVERDITLEKPPITITLPSPVVINTAINAVIVVSNPFTETLNSCSLLVEGNGLIDGLLQRDLPTLKPGEKCTAIFVVTPFKTGSRQLLVTFTCDEIRNVKGSRRILVVGA, from the exons ATGGCAG ACCCCCAGGTCACCAGCTATGACTGGCACCTAGCGTATAATAAAACCGCCCATCATACGGATGCCTTTGACAGCAGCAATCTGATCCTCAGGAGAGGACAACCTTTCATTATCTCCCTGACCTTAAACAGGGCCCTGCAGGCAGGGGAGAACGTGATATTCAACTGTGAAACAG GTCCATCCCCAACTGAGGCATCGAAAACAAAGACAATATTCCCCCTGTTTGGGGCTCAGGGTAAGGACACGTGGAGTGCTGCCCTCTTATCCAGCTCCTCCAACACCCTGACTCTGACCATGAGCAGTCCTCCCACTGCTGTCATTGGACAATACACCCTGGGTGTGGCAGTATCTACCAGTGGCTCGGACAAGGCATATCTTCAACAGCTCGGAGGACTATATCTGCTCTTCAACCCTTGGGTCCCAG AGGATGATGTCTTCCTGGCTGATGAGGATCAGAGGAAGGAATACATTCTGAATGAATATGGAGTCCAGTTTGTGGGAAGTGAATATGAGATCCTGGGCAGAAGCTGGGAATATAACCAG TTTGAAAAAAATGTGCTGGAAATCTGCTTATGTTTGCTGGACCGAAACATAAACTATCTAAAGGACCCTGCTCTGGACGTCTCCAAAAGGAATGACCCACTCTACGTGTGCCGAGTGCTCAATGCTATG GTAAACAGTAAAGATGACAATGGCGTGCTGGTGGATAACTGGAGCGGGGACTACGCAGATGGGGTGAGCCCAACCAGCTGGAACAGCAGTGTCACCATCTTGAAAGAATGGTACAACAGGGGATGCCAGCCTGTTAAGTACGGGCAGTGCTGGGTGTATGGAGGTGTGCTCTGCACAG TACTCAGGTGCTTGGGGATTCCAACACGTGTCATTACAAACTTCAATTCCGCCCAGGACAGGAATGGAAACCTGTtcattgatttatattacaacagcaaCGGAAGCAGCGATGAGACTCAGCAGGATCTGATGTG GAATTTCCATGTCTGGAATGAAGCCTGGTTCATTCGAAAAGACCTGGGGTCATCTTTCAATGGCTGGCAGGTGATGGATGCAACTCCATTGGAAACAAGTGTTG GGATTTATCGTTGTGGGCCTGCTCCTCTTACCGCCATTAAGGAAGGAGATGTTGATCTTAACTATGACGTGCGCTTCATGTTCGCCGCTGTGAACGCTGACCTTGCCTATTGGGTCTACTACAGTGATGGGACCAAGAAAAGGACCTCCAACGATACCAAGTCCATCGGCAAATTCATCAGCACCAAAGCGGTTGGGAGCGATGAACGAGTAGATGTCACACACACCTACAAATATCCGGAAG GCTCCAGAGAGGAAAGAGAAGTATTTGAGAAGGCGATTAACAAGCTGTATGAATATCCCATGGTCGAGCTTGAGAAGCACTTACTCGATTTCAATAGAAGAGTTGAGGAAAAACCAAAACAGGGACAGCTCCTGTTGGGACGGTTTACACTGGCACATATTAATACTGTTGGCCAGGATATACACCTAATACTGAGCCTGAAAAACCTGATGCCTAAGAGCATTAGTGTAATGGTGAACATGACGTCTGCCACCATTCTATACACCGGGAGACGTAGGCATGTGATCTGGATGGATGCAAAATCTGCCCCTCTGGGACCTGGGGAAG AAAAACACATTTCCATCCCAATAACGTACGCCCAGTACAAGAGACATTTGACCGGAGACAACATGATCCGTGTGACGGCTTTGTGCGAGGTGGAGGGGTCAGAGGAACGGATCTTGGTGGAGAGGGACATCACCCTGGAGAAGCCCCCCATAACCATCACG CTTCCCAGTCCGGTTGTTATAAATACCGCCATCAACGCAGTGATCGTGGTGTCCAACCCTTTCACAGAGACACTGAACTCGTGCTCTTTGCTGGTGGAAGGAAACGGCCTGATTGATGGACTTCTCCAAAGAGA TCTGCCAACATTAAAGCCCGGGGAAAAATGCACAGCAATCTTTGTCGTCACGCCTTTCAAGACCGGATCAAGACAGCTGCTAGTGACCTTCACATGTGACGAAATACGGAACGTGAAAGGGTCCCGCAGGATTCTGGTCGTTGGTGCTTAG